The following coding sequences are from one Virgibacillus necropolis window:
- a CDS encoding GH36-type glycosyl hydrolase domain-containing protein codes for MNKFFKQAGNVNFTFLNSGDIYEITHKNSLINQWMSNPLDGSLNNIYLRLHQASGIKVVPLLGVHSTSTLSVTDSYVKWQGSTEGIAYQVTFHPTEKGIWFWDIILNGNDVEVDVIYGQDLGLADKGAVRSNEAYMSQYMDHTVFEDEKRGFVVCTRQNQPQQEGFPYIQQGSLGKAIGYSTDGFQFFGLSYKTTNTPEVLKKPTLANETYQYEFAYTALQSERVKLAGQQQFVFYGLFKENHPNATTALDYENEIYDAWQQLEKNEAIEHSVERVYLSSAIGNPLQTVEMTEEEIDGYFPDRQLGERDQASLLSFFTRTYEHVILKKKEELVERPHGHILMSGQNENVQEDTLSTTSYMYGLFNSQLVVGNVNMNKMITNARNPLNIMKTSGQRIYVEIDGIYHLLTMPSMFELGFNYARWYYKTESELFIITNFTTVDSPEVQLDVRSTSGKAYAYLISNQVTMNNNEYEVPFRMKNEGNIVSISADSASNSGNTYPDLTYRLQVTGTEMTVEDERRFASNIESGAASLIVLSLDSTSEWTMIIQGLLYNEVKPLVKRDVEHEVERYRDYYRNVTGGFRLTQQEGTSEDLEKVNAITWWYTHNMLVHFSSPHGLEQYGGAAWGTRDVSQGPTEYFMATQNYRSVREIIKTIFSHQYKETGSWPQWFMFDKFTHVQQTESHGDIIVWPLKVIAEYIEATNDYAILQERVPYTDQNNFAFTAETVTILEHAKKEVAYIKEHFLHDTFLSSYDDGDWDDTLQPANEQLKKYMVSSWTVALTYQVLRKLATVLTDVDEKEAAALHDLASGIKQDFNTYILQSDVIPGFIYMKDLNDVELMLHPSDTKTGIDYRLLPMQESMISELFTPEQAEHHYRLIKKHLTFPDGVRLMNRPANYAGGVSTHFKRAEQATNFGREIGLQYVHAHIRYVEAMAKLGKTDEVWNGLSVINPISIQNVVPNAEIRQSNTYFSSSDGKFNTRYEAEEHFDKLRTGAVPVKGGWRIYSSGPGIYMNQLISNALGIRTHAGNLVIDPVLPEKMDGLRFDFTFMEHPVTFIYHLNQATKQVVVNGNVVETESVANPYRNGGFIVERDELKKQLTTVKNTVEVYL; via the coding sequence ATGAACAAATTTTTCAAGCAAGCGGGAAATGTAAATTTCACTTTCCTGAATAGTGGTGATATTTATGAAATCACCCATAAAAACAGCCTCATAAATCAATGGATGTCCAACCCGCTGGATGGGTCGCTAAATAATATTTATTTACGTCTACATCAAGCAAGTGGAATAAAGGTGGTTCCGTTACTTGGTGTTCATTCTACAAGCACCTTGTCTGTTACTGATTCTTACGTGAAATGGCAAGGATCCACAGAAGGAATAGCCTATCAGGTTACGTTCCACCCTACTGAGAAAGGCATATGGTTCTGGGATATTATACTGAATGGAAATGATGTAGAGGTTGACGTTATTTATGGTCAGGACTTGGGGCTTGCTGATAAAGGTGCTGTCAGATCAAACGAAGCATATATGTCCCAATACATGGATCACACTGTTTTTGAAGATGAAAAAAGAGGCTTTGTTGTCTGCACCCGTCAAAACCAGCCACAACAGGAGGGATTTCCTTACATCCAGCAAGGGTCGCTAGGAAAAGCTATTGGTTACTCGACAGATGGTTTTCAATTTTTTGGATTGTCTTATAAAACAACAAACACACCAGAAGTATTAAAAAAGCCAACGCTAGCAAATGAGACTTATCAATATGAGTTTGCTTATACTGCGTTGCAATCAGAGCGAGTGAAGCTAGCAGGCCAGCAACAATTTGTCTTTTATGGACTGTTTAAGGAAAATCATCCTAATGCAACAACTGCTTTGGATTATGAAAATGAGATATATGATGCTTGGCAACAATTAGAAAAGAATGAGGCAATCGAGCATTCTGTAGAAAGGGTTTATCTATCATCAGCGATTGGGAATCCGCTCCAAACTGTGGAAATGACAGAAGAAGAGATTGATGGCTATTTTCCTGATCGGCAGCTGGGGGAACGTGATCAAGCATCATTACTTTCATTCTTTACAAGGACATATGAACACGTCATATTGAAGAAAAAAGAAGAGCTTGTCGAGCGTCCTCATGGTCATATATTAATGAGTGGTCAAAATGAAAACGTACAGGAAGACACATTGTCGACCACTTCCTACATGTATGGGCTTTTTAATTCCCAACTAGTAGTAGGAAACGTTAACATGAATAAGATGATTACAAATGCGCGGAACCCATTAAACATCATGAAGACATCTGGGCAAAGAATTTATGTAGAAATAGATGGCATCTATCATTTGTTGACCATGCCGTCCATGTTTGAATTAGGATTTAATTACGCGCGCTGGTATTACAAAACGGAAAGTGAACTATTTATAATTACAAATTTTACAACTGTTGATTCACCAGAAGTTCAACTGGACGTGCGATCTACAAGTGGAAAGGCTTATGCATATCTTATTTCTAATCAAGTTACTATGAACAACAATGAATATGAAGTTCCCTTTCGCATGAAGAATGAAGGAAATATAGTTTCCATTTCTGCAGATTCAGCGTCCAATAGTGGAAATACTTATCCTGATTTAACCTATCGACTCCAGGTTACCGGTACAGAAATGACTGTAGAGGACGAACGAAGGTTTGCTTCCAATATCGAATCAGGTGCAGCCTCACTTATTGTATTAAGTTTAGATTCTACGTCAGAATGGACAATGATAATCCAGGGACTACTATATAATGAGGTCAAGCCTCTTGTGAAGCGAGACGTGGAGCATGAGGTAGAGCGTTATCGTGACTACTATCGTAATGTTACCGGGGGGTTCCGTCTTACCCAGCAGGAAGGTACCTCGGAAGACCTGGAAAAAGTAAACGCAATCACATGGTGGTATACGCATAATATGCTTGTTCATTTCTCTTCTCCACATGGTCTTGAACAATATGGTGGAGCAGCTTGGGGGACGCGTGATGTAAGTCAAGGACCGACCGAATACTTTATGGCAACACAAAATTATCGATCTGTCCGCGAGATTATTAAGACGATTTTTTCACATCAATATAAAGAGACTGGAAGCTGGCCGCAATGGTTTATGTTTGATAAATTTACGCACGTTCAGCAAACTGAAAGTCACGGGGATATTATTGTATGGCCCTTAAAGGTCATCGCTGAGTATATCGAAGCCACTAACGACTACGCTATTTTACAAGAAAGGGTTCCATATACGGATCAGAACAATTTTGCCTTTACAGCGGAAACAGTAACAATTCTAGAACATGCGAAAAAAGAAGTCGCTTATATAAAAGAACATTTTTTACATGACACATTTTTATCGTCTTATGATGATGGTGACTGGGATGATACACTACAACCGGCAAATGAACAGTTAAAAAAATACATGGTGAGTAGCTGGACGGTAGCATTAACGTATCAAGTGCTTCGTAAGTTGGCCACTGTTTTAACGGATGTGGACGAAAAGGAAGCGGCTGCACTTCACGATCTGGCCTCGGGCATTAAACAAGATTTTAATACTTATATTTTGCAGTCGGACGTTATCCCTGGATTTATTTATATGAAAGATCTGAATGATGTGGAGCTAATGTTACACCCGAGTGATACAAAGACAGGTATCGATTATCGATTATTACCTATGCAGGAAAGTATGATTAGCGAGCTTTTTACTCCAGAACAAGCTGAACATCATTATCGACTAATAAAAAAACACTTAACTTTTCCAGATGGTGTCCGATTAATGAATAGACCAGCAAATTATGCCGGTGGGGTAAGTACGCATTTTAAACGAGCGGAACAGGCAACAAACTTTGGCCGTGAAATAGGCTTGCAATATGTTCATGCCCACATTCGATACGTGGAAGCAATGGCCAAGCTGGGAAAAACGGATGAAGTGTGGAATGGTTTGTCTGTCATTAACCCAATTAGTATTCAAAACGTCGTGCCAAATGCAGAAATACGGCAGAGTAATACGTATTTCAGCAGTTCAGATGGTAAATTCAACACTCGATATGAAGCAGAAGAGCATTTTGATAAACTGCGTACCGGGGCTGTCCCTGTAAAAGGTGGTTGGCGCATCTATTCTAGTGGTCCGGGAATTTACATGAACCAGTTGATTTCAAATGCGTTAGGAATTCGCACCCATGCAGGAAATCTCGTGATCGATCCAGTTCTTCCAGAAAAAATGGATGGATTAAGATTTGATTTTACATTTATGGAGCACCCAGTAACCTTTATTTACCACTTAAATCAAGCGACTAAACAAGTGGTTGTGAATGGTAATGTGGTCGAAACTGAATCGGTAGCAAACCCTTACCGCAATGGAGGATTTATAGTAGAGCGTGATGAATTGAAAAAACAATTAACGACTGTGAAAAATACGGTTGAAGTGTATTTATAA